In the Hermetia illucens chromosome 1, iHerIll2.2.curated.20191125, whole genome shotgun sequence genome, ggttgatgtcaatagcatgGAAAGCgttgaggattgccccctttttacaatgagagaactcaaagaagcggttctcacaatgaaaaacaagaaggcaccaggtcGTGATGGCATCTCGGCGGAAGTTTAGAAACTGGTGTTTCGACAACGGCCAGACATGTTACTTGGGGTGTTCTCGCTTGTTTGaagaagggcatttttccttgtagcTGGAaagtggtgctctgaggtggcggggagaaaGGCGGGGCggtaaccctgtcggctgaaccaaaaccaagtggccgaggagaacctccacgtggtggcatcgggaaacgctgtatcgcattggcttgccggccgtgatgcagtaggcgaatgctccaagacttaattagggcgatgagatccgagtctgcacggggactcatctgaagtggcttcggctacGAAACTttatcaggggtatactggtaccatgggaactggggtagcccctggactcatataattcgggagaattcctgttgtatgtgggttcagctcggttgtttgcggttggcccccttgtgggaacttcatgggggttgttggtgatgctcaagcgagaagagaccttcgggcctcggcgtggtgttgcgtttcagcacgggtgccgtactccatagttcggtggagatttaggtaggtcttgcatccaccagagcAGAGATGGGGAGGTCTAGCCTGAAGTAACCCTTTGTTACCAGACTACTTCTCTAATGACAGGGAGATGTTTAATTGGTAATCCGACAATGTACTGCTGTGGGGGTCTAACacactgtgcgtaaacgcattcacctaccctactccgaAAAAAATGTCCGCAGAATCCTCACTTTCTACAACTCGAGCgcgaattccaacgatataagttggACGTTGAGGGCCCAAGGGAAGTAAGACGTTAGCACTCTCGAGAGAGCTTCTCTCCCTTTTGAGGCAATgcgtttttgtactctggaacaGACGCGAATTCGGATTGTTTTTGACGACTACCGCAAGGTGAACTCCCTTGACCTGGGAGTAaatttctgactgcaagattccaggttaaagagcatgaTAActttacagtgctatgcactaaAGAAGATTTCCCATATGGTggaaaaggatgttttctacgagcaattacacgcagtccaAAGCAGGCTTCCAAAAGTTGACATTgttatcgtgatgggtgatcttaaTGCCAAAGTGGactttgacaacaccttgctcgttGCTCGTACATGTGATGAaggaacacggtcttggcggccGTAAATATAATGGTAGGGGGTTAACTTTTGCAGTTTCCacggcctcgtcattggtggtacattttTTGAGCATAGAATGTACTAACTGACCGTCACCCCGTACGAGCAATCCTGCAGCAgttgatttagaagttgtctcctggatgtgcgtaacatgaCAGGTGCTGACATCGACTTCAAAAGGGgttaccatctgatggtcgcttaccttcccttgtgtgttgcgtccgctacatatcgcagggttggagagctgtaaGTCCGTAAGTTCAAGATCGACCCCTTTTACAATCGCCCTACTTACCTGCATCTGGATTGGCAGATGGAGAGGAATTAACTTTAGAAAGACCTCTACGGATCCTCCTGGGCAACGCTTCACTGGCCCATTAATATATGCAAGCAAGTCTTTCGTGCAGAGTTTAGTTCTGTCTGAGAATGTACCGCTccgtaggtaatcattggccttattatGGCagtctatatccagtgcagtaTTTTCGAAACGCGTCCCCATTTTTtctctgctatggacctgcaagtaaTCAGAGTCCTTGTAGCTTCCGACATATGTTTtaaacatgtgtcttccagaaatttttttggtctagtgtgactCCAATATTTTAGAACTTTGTTCCTCGTTTCACCTCCGGTGGTCAACCTCGAGTAGTTTTCATGACAATGTTCTCTCCAATATTCTGGTGGTCCAGGTGTTTCCCACTCTCTATTTATGGCATCTCGTAGTATCCCCCCCACCCCTTTTTATGGCATTTCACCGTTTAGTGGAAACCTTTCTCACCCCTCCCCATTCCCCTGGTATATAACCCAAGGATATGCTGCCTCTTGCCACTCTTAAGAGAGATCCTAACATGATTTCAAGGCCTCTCTGGAGTTGCGTTAGTAGACTAGGAGTTCCGGCAGATATctgtggtttaaaggttccaaCCGCACATCTTATTCTAGTTTTCCAGTATACGTTGTTTGCTAGTTtccaatgcacatttttccttctatgcgttgttggggtgtcaggtagaGTGCTGCTGTCTTCCACCGTGGGCTGGGACCTCGGAAAATGCGTTCTGAGGAGCAGAACGACTCTGTCCTTCTATCTTCTCTTTCCAGacggacagaagatattgcgttgtTTTTCGCTGCTGCTAtcacttcacagaattccctgaagctgtttcctTTTGCCTCCCTGATCGTGTTGCAATACGTTGTCAGTACACTTTTGTAATATTGCCAGTTCCCGGTTTGTTTCGCCTAGTTGAAAGGTTCTTAGACCTCCTTTCTTATTCTAGCCAGGTTTCTGTTCTACCGGGTTACGTCCCTTGTTAGGTTGACTGTCTTAACCAGACAACTGGCCTGACATACATAAATTACGTCTTCTATCATTATGTGCACCACTGTTTCGCTGTTGACATCACCGCTCACCTatagatgagccatgttgtgACTTAAGTGTCTTGTGTAGttggtctcaacatcgaatGTGGTTATTTTGTGATCCGACATAAGGGACTTCTCTAATCCTCTAATTCTTGACTATGCCACTCATCAGAGTGTTCCCATGAGTTGTATCTAGTACCGTTTATCTGGTGCTGGTCGCAAATGCTGGCCTGTTGCCTAACGTATAGCGTAGCCAGTTACACATTTCTATGCATTTCTAACTTAGTGTTCAGGATAAATTTTGTTTCCGTAGATCTCATAGTGGACGTTGGCATCACAGCCAATGGAAAGTGCTGACGCTTTCCTATCGCAGAACTTTACCAGTCTAATAACTAGTTCCGGTAGAAGGCGGGTGTTGCCTCCTGAGAAGCATTTTGATGCTCAGCCTCAATGGCTTCCGTGATTCCTTCGGGAACCTCGGTAGGCTTTCAATCTCATGCATCCTCCGAAATATCCTTGCTTGGTTTGTTTTCTGTGCAAGTGCACGGCTATGCTGCCAAATCTGATGAGTTAATTACGAGGTTCAATTttctctgtctctctgtcatcTACCCCGGTTGTGAGAGGGTTGCTTTTGGCTTCGTTGTTGCTTCTAAAATTTCACCATAATCGTGTATGGAGGTCTATGCTTTGAGTGAAGAGTAGGCGCAATTTGGGAATTTTAGTCCTAATCCAGCCCGTCGTTCGTCGCGCAGTCTATAAGTATAAGATCTGGCCAAAAGTGGTTGCTATTGAAAACGAGCTCCTTATTCCATGCGCCACAcatcttgatgatgatgaggtgcTCGATGATTTCGTGGTCCTCAACTTCTGCTTTTTGAACAAGGACCTTTGTCGGTTGCAGCATTTTCAGTAAGCCAATGTTGACCTTAACTTCACTGCTTGACTTCAACTTTCCGCTTCTTGGGTGTcctcacctggctctcagtattgcgGAGATGCGCCTCTTACTGATGGTCCCGTTTTTGTACGGCACGGAGTCCTGCTTGTTCATTgctgtttttttcattaattttactACTGATATTGTTCCTACGAGTATGGGGGTCAGGAGGTGCGCCGTGTCAAAGCTTCCTTTAGTACGGTGAAATCATTTTCACTGACTGAGACGATCAGGTATCAGTAAAGTTCAGTTGGGAGATAATCAATTATCTttgactgcaaactatctaatTGGCGGGGTTTTTATAATATTCTGGATTGAGAAAATGTTTTGTGGCTCTTAAATATTGATCCGTAGTGTTTTGTTCATAATAGGGTCATCTCATACAGGGTGTAGCTTTTACAACCCACTAACCGTCTTGGTAGATGAAAGGCTTGGCTCCTGAAAAGCTCCAGAGATGGTAAGTTGGCTATCAAAGAGCTATATTTCGCTTCAGTCTATCTAGTCCACTGTTTGACTGTGTCCTTTTTGTTCAACTACTCAACTAAATCAGGGTATGactctctggaaaaggtggATCATAGAGGGTGGGTCCTTGTTGGGAAGCGGGGCTATTAATGGTGTTTTGGTTAAGGAGCGAGGTTATCCATTTCCATGGCTTTCTACCTAAGGGTTGTTCCACTTGACACGGCTGTGGAAGGGCAAAAGTTTGTTTAGAAGACGATGGTTCAAATTGTTCGGAGGGGGCAGGACTGATGAGTTTATGGAGCCAGCTGGAATTCAGACAGTATCAATTGGAGGATGTCCGAGATCAAAGACTGATAGGATtgacttttttgtttttaagttgGGGTTTCATTAGGCTTTGTGGATTTGGAGCTGACACTTTTGACTTCAAGTGCATCTGAAACTGGCTGGTACGAGGAGTGCTCTTCATTTATGGCCCTGCTTGGGGTGCTTTTGTAAACTTCAACTATACTATGGTATGGGGACTTGCTCCTTTTGGCGCAAGTAGACGTACCGCAGCATGTGACCAAAATCGAGGTAAGGGGGTAGCTACCGCCCTAAAGCAGTGTGCTACTTAGCAATACCGCATAAAACTAAATGGGAAGAAAAAGATAAATGAAATTTCCACTGAAAGACCCGTTAACCGAGGCGGTGCCCTGATTAGGAAACACATGATGACAATACTCTACGACGATGGGTTTATCAACACGTGTTCACTACTGAGTTGTCCTTACTTGAAAGTTACGAATGCAGAACCAGAGCTGAGAAGGACGACTAATGCTGCGCCAATAGatatcataaataaaataacCAGCACGTATGCCAGGGGTTGCATACAAACCAATAAAATTTAGGACTCAGTTTTTATTTGCAGTTTATTCTTGCTACATAAATAACCAAGGGAACATGTTCTACCTTAATTTTCATCACATGCTTCTAGTTCGATAATAACTTTCTCCTCTGCGGATGCAGCCTTGTCAGTAAATTCTTTCACACAGGTTTCCATCGTACCACGTGTAACGGTCAGTGCCTTAAGACTGCCTCTGTAAGTTTTTTTCAACAATTCAGTGGCCGCCTCTAATTCCTTCATTAGCTTTTCTGCCTGAAAGAAAATGGAAAGTGAAGTTATCTCTGTGGTATTAGCGATTTGATCGGGAGACAAAATAGCTATAATATTTGCTTCCTGACCATTTGACGAACTGTAGTAACTGAGTAAGCTAGTGGAGATGGGTAGGTTAACAGTATACCTTGATAATTACAAGCTTACCTTATTCACTGCGCATCTTTCAACCCTGTCAAGAAGCCAAGGGAATGCGCAATTACTGATTGCATCCGCCTTAACTTGCAATTCGCTTAGGGGCGTGTTGATTTTCGACAGGAAATCGGGAATCAGTAGTTCAACGATTTCTTCCGCCATTCTGTGACAGCGTTTGACCTTACCTGGAAGGCCTTCCAGATCGCTTAAAACATTAATGTAAGCATCTAGTTGACACTGATAGGTGTCGGTATTATGTTTGTTTGCATCGTAAGGTCTCTTGTAGCTTAGGTAGCGGTCATTTATGTCCGCAATGGTTTGTCTCTCCAGAATTGTCAATGAGTCTGAAATGTTCCTCACTTTTTTGTCGAGAACCTTATGAACGTCTTGTGCATCACGCTGTATTTCTAATAATGTTACCTTCCCAAAGCGTTTTGTGCTTTCCCTGAAATTTTCAGGGCTGGAATAGTCAAAGTTCTGAAAGGAaagtaaaatttggaaatttaattttaattaaagtaTTGTGTATGGTTATTGGTTACCGCGATCATCTAAATTAGGGCTTTGTTATGGACCATAGAAATAAAGTCTTGCGGGACTACAAGACTATCTTCAGCTTCATGCTCTAAACAGAAGAATATAGTCCCTATTTCCATATTTCTGGGAACCAAATTTAAGTTCGCCATTGTTTTTTTGTCAATCtagaagtgggaattgaaattgACTTGGTAAGCCCAGCATTGTTTATTTTTGAAGTAAGTCGATTTACACTATCTAGATGGTGGACCTGGATAGCCATTAGCTAGTCTGGTAACTGACGATGATAACAACAAGAGATGACACGGACATAAAATTTGACAGACGATTAGGAATACCTTAACTTAGTACAAGAAAGTGATATCTTTTGAAAACTAGGGAAACACAGCTTCTTGCAACTGAAATGGTGGTGGATTCTGTCATAATTTTCTTTGAATGAAGTACGAGGTTTCACCCGCACCATTTCTGAAGAGAAGCCGGCTAGCATTGTCCTCAAGAGAGGCAGGGAATAGTGGCACTCGCGGTGAGACAAAAGTAGGCTCAGGGAAAATGAAAACCCTATTGGTCAGAACAAGAGCCAGAGAGCTTGCGTTCGAAAAAAAACTGTCAAGAGAAGAAATGATTAGGCTGGAGCCGCCTGACACACTTTTGTCAAGAAAAACATTGATCATAATGCCATCATTAGATACGCGTAAAAATATCTTACCATCTCACCTCAACCGGGAGACGAGAGCAACAGAGGCGAGATTGTTCAAGAAGTGCGGAGCGGTCTTAAAGAAAATCAATGTTGCTACCATTGCCCAGAAAAATACCTCCATTGACATTAAAAATCTCATAACAGAAATGAAGAAACTCGCAGACTTTATCACACCCCAGCGAGAATCCTGCAAGGCTAGTGAAGTGGAGCTGAACAAAAAGGAAGTTGTTAGCTAGCATCACTTCAGAAGGAACAGATGACCTATAAAACAAAACGATCGACGAGAGATCTTTCGTCAGTGTTCAGATCACAAATTACGACCAAGTTTGGTTGGACTTTCAGTCCCGTCCGGTTATTTCCGAGTGCTAAGTGTTATAAGACAGAGTGAAGTCAGTTTGCACATGTTGGGAGACTGAGTTGGTTCCTGATACACtccactggtgacagtggagaGGACGCTCAATCGAGCATTCTTGAGAGCCCTTGTGCGGAAACGGACGACTAAGTTACTTTGTTGAGGAAGCAGGTCCTGCACTTCAGCATAGCTATCAAGAAGATGACGAGAAGTTTCTAATGACGATTTTATTCGAGAGAATCTAGAAAAGTTGCTGGATACGTCACAAATGACTGCGAATTGCTAGCAATTAGACGGACAACTACCACTAAATATATTACAAACAAACTTCTCTCCAGCATACCCACTAACCTCACCTTAAAAAAAACTGTTATACACTCTATCCGTGTACTCGCTTCGTCTCAAACTGACTACCGCTCGGTTAAAGGGTTGCGTAAGGAAGGGAATCACCCTTTTTTCACGTATGCGCCAAGTCACGTCAAGCCAGTCCATCAAGTGCCCAGTTCATCTAGTCATACCGGGACTAGATTTTACGTACCCCCCTCAGAAGATCTTCGACGAACGGCATCGTCTGGGAGTTTCAGAGGTAATCATTGTTTGCTCGTACGAGACGAATACTTCCCGTCAAAACGCTAAacctctttatttttttctgctaCTTTCAGTGCCAAGTTTCAACGTGAGAAACGTTATTCGTCCTCAGACATCCTTCAACATAAACTTGGAAATCCAGACCCTCTTAAACACGTCCCCCTCTCAACTAACCGCCCAACTCAGTTTTTCCTCCCCATCTACAATGTTCTTACTTCTCTTAAAGAGAAGCGCCGGCCGAAATGCTGCAAATGCAAAGAACTTACCATTTTCATTCCCGGCACAATCGTTCCTGTTGTCACTCACAGTCCGTCATATTCTTTGTTAGTCTCTTCTGTCTTAACCAATCCCTAGAGCCAACCTATATTACGCACTTAGCCCAATATCTCAGAAGTCTTCCAATATACCAATTCACGACAAACGTTTCTTTCATGAAAATAACGGAAATAGGTTGACCAGTTCATACGCCCAAAACTCCTTCTCTCTCCAACTAGCTTTCCTTCCTACGAACCCACCATTTTTTCAGCATCCGAACATCCTATCCTACGTcgacctcttcctggtaagcaacAACCTTCTTATTCAGATCTACGGTATCACCACTCTTCTAGATCTCCAAACCATTGCAGGCTTCAGTGACCACGATGGTGACGTACTTCTCATCAATACTTCAGAAAGCATACCCAAAACCAAACCCAAATTAATTCCTAACTACGGTCCTACTAACTAGCATCCTCTTCCCTGCCTCTCCACTCTCATCTCAGACCGAATCGACCAGGCAGTTGAAATCGGTTCTAGCATTTTAGCCGCAACCCTCCACACAGCAGAACCCATAATAATTTCCCACAGGAAGAGAAAATCCACTGGTCCAGACTTGATCCTAAAGAAGTGTGCTGAGACTTTTAGCCCCTTCCTATCCCATCTTTTTAATTCATGCATCCTTACAGCCCATTTTCTCACTCTCTCCCATTCTTAAAAGACAACATCCCTCTGATTCATCGAACAGCTACCGCTCAATTTCATTCCTTAACACCCCTTCCAAAATTTTATAATACGTCTTAGCCGACATCATCCTCCCCCACATCATAGGCAACAATATTATACCAACTTCCATAGCACCTCCCACGCTCTCTCCAACATCCCTACCACTGCCTGCTTCCTCGATATACAGAATGCCTTCGACTCCGTCTGGCGCCAAGGCCTGAACTCTAACCTATGCAATTCCATCAAATTCCACCCCCACCTTTGCAGATTTATCCTAAGTTACATCTCCAACCGTCAATCTCAGTCCCCATTTTCGACTCACTGTCCGAGCCGTACTTCCCTCTAGCAGGCATCCCACATGGATCAGTTTTGCCATCCCCCTTTTCTCCCTCTACATTGCTGACATCTCTTTTGAATATCCTACCCTCCTTACGTCGTTAAATCCCTCTAATATGTTACCGACTTGATCCTATATATGGTCTCTCGTAACATTCCAACCACTCAAATTCGACTTAACCTTACTATCCAATCCCTCAAGAAATTCCTTCACTCCTGGGAACTCATTCTAAGCCCAAGCAAGTGCAAAGCTATCGTTTTCCGAGGTAGAGCTATCCGCCCATGGATACCCATTATCGTTCCATTCCTAATAGGTTCCCCCAATACAGTTCGCTCAAAATCCGTCAGCGATCCTAAAATACGGGAGCGGCGTCCCCAAGGTGCTCGTGGAAGTAATGCTTGCAGCCTAGTTGGCATGATAATTGCGTGCTAGGTAGtaacctcgagaaagtttctctgtgaagagcgaactgctaatgattgATACACATCAGGACACAGTCCTTGCAGTCGTCGATAACTCCTTGCCGacatcgatggggtgatgttaGCCTAGCATCAAGAGCCTACCTCCCCCCTCTATTCGAGCAGCGTGGATTGAACCAGTATTAATAGACCACATgatcccgagcgagcgctgatctgcCTGTGAGTTCTGGGATCAACTAATAAGCGTAGGTCAGACTGatggaactggggtaggggctttgttccCAAGTTTACACCGATTCTTGACTACTGCGGTCGGCCCTCTTGCACACGATACGCTGGTATAACATTAATGCAGAACAAAAGTTTCATAACTGAGGAGACAGCAAGAATGTAGAAAGAGCTGGCTGCGATTGTGCACGAAGGAGGCAGCAAGGGATGAAACACCTGACGAGACATTGGGATGCATACaaccaaataaagaaaaatgcaaAGTGTTGCGGCACCCGGGACGGAGACGGTAACCCAGACAATACCACGCAGTGCTGCTGTTGCAGAAATAGGCACAGTGAAAACCGCTGAAACTTACCAGATGGTTCAAATAAACATAAACTCAGAGGGGACACAGTGCACTGTTCTTGCGAAAGCCTTATAAGTAACACTTATCAAGAAGAGTTGTGGAGTGCATGCGGCCTGCATCGTTCCTCCAGCACGGCGCTGATAGTGCCAAACAGATCGGAGGTAGTTCGTTGCGAGCAAACTTGGGGATCAACCGGAAGGAGGAATGTGCACCTGAAGgaaacttcactcaggtactctctagGGTTTAAAAGAGGAAGGCGAAAAGGGTCAATAGACCACTGCAAGTCGGCTCGTCAGGAAAACCTAAAATTAATGCGGACACGAAtgatggagcaccaaaagaaaaagcCCCCAGCTCGGCATAATAAGTACTGACGGAAGGGACCTTTGCGAAAGTCCCCTGCAAATTacgttaataaaaaaataggtGGTGGAGTCCTCTTCGAATTAGGCCAGAAGACAACAGAGAATTGTATGTTTTGTGAGGCGGTCATGGGGCCACTGGGAGTGAGACCTTTGATTTCTGGCTAGAACCCACGCGCTCTCTGGAATTCCGAGACATTGATtgactcacagaaaagaacgaggtagaggAGGCTATAAAGTGTGAATgtctggaggtaaccaatgcctggaTTAGTATCACTTCTGCGAACttccgaggccaaaagctcgctgtgCAAGAAGTTGCCGATAAATATGCGAGGAAGCAATAGGAAAATCGGAATTAGTTGGGTGCGAATCCGGGCCGGGTCGGCCCAAGCGAATGCAATagatgtttagattatgggCAAACGTCTGTAGCCTACCGTGGATCTGATAGGAGGGCAACATGCCATAAAAGTGGCCAAGTGGGCTATAAGTGACTCTCCTTGTCGCTTATGGCCCAGCTGGCGTTTTATTCAGGGATCTTGGCAGGTCTGATGGGAGCGTTGCGCACAACGCGGGTTCGGGGTGGTGTCCAGTCTTTAGATTGGAACTGGAAATAAGTAGAACGCCTTTAATATGATCCGTATCCTGCAGATCAATATGCACCTGAGTACAACCATTCATGAGTTACTAGCGGAGTTCGTTGCGGGGATCAAAGCtaagtaacgtttttcagtgcctatctaacaccgaatgagacgatgctggactttcgacgc is a window encoding:
- the LOC119646165 gene encoding uncharacterized protein LOC119646165, giving the protein MKSFILVVFLVFLTNAYAQKPRFIGKENFDYSSPENFRESTKRFGKVTLLEIQRDAQDVHKVLDKKVRNISDSLTILERQTIADINDRYLSYKRPYDANKHNTDTYQCQLDAYINVLSDLEGLPGKVKRCHRMAEEIVELLIPDFLSKINTPLSELQVKADAISNCAFPWLLDRVERCAVNKAEKLMKELEAATELLKKTYRGSLKALTVTRGTMETCVKEFTDKAASAEEKVIIELEACDEN